The DNA window TGTCAGCAGATATCAGTCAGCTTTGGTTTTATGGACTAATGTTTATCCTTCATTCTCAAGGCTTAATATTTGTCCCTATAGTTTGTATTTTGTTTGGCTCATCTGCATGACAGAAGGACATTGGACTTTATTCAGTAACAGCCGACGGCCTTTGAAACACAAGTATCTTAATAAAGCCTGTCAGCCCACTTTCTACTCATTAACGGAGTTTCAGGAATATGTAAGACGGTGCAGGGTTATTCCATAGTAAAAACACGAAATGATTAATGAATGTGGTGTCAAGATGTTTGGATGCAGAGTCGGTTTTAAGATTTAATGCCAACATTCAATGTAAAATATTTTGATGTGGCCATTTAAACTAATCTAAGCAGATCTATCACTAGATAACTGCAACTTTATTAGTTGTAATTTAACTGTACTGCTCTTTCAATCAGTTATAAAAGACAGTTTTCTGCAATGTTATATGAGATTAAATCCAGCAGCTACActtttgctgtcatttgatGAAGACATCTCAAAGAGTGCTGGACAGTATAGTTTAAATTCATCAAATTGGCAGATATATGCTAACCCACAATGACAGTTACTCTTGCTCTGTGTGTATATTTCTGCATGTACAGTATCTGTCAACAGTTTACACctgtaatttatttaaaaattacatttaacatGTGACAAAAACTGGGACGATTCACTGAAAACATTGACCACACATactgttttttcccttctttttttgCTTGCCCCATTTTCTCCCATTgtctgcttcttttctctgcCCTCATTGTTTTCCTTGCCCTTTCCTCCATCAGTCTGCTTTTCTCCCCTCAGAACATCCAGTCATCAGCTGTCCAAATGAGTGACGGGGAGTGTGacttcttctgcttttttcGCTGCTGCTGAGCACAGTCTTTGCGTGCCTTAACCAAGAAGACAGGCTGTCTCTGAAAGGTGGAAAAGTAGGTGGAAACTGGCCTGGGAAGCCACAGGGAGGTGGAGCGTCAAACCAACCATTTCAGCTAATCAGACCACTGGGATCCGACAGGTAGACTAAGCGTCTACCTGTCTGGGTGATTGGGTCAGTTGACTGAATGTCTGTGGACATGAACAGCCAGGCTTCCGACAGCAACGAGGAAGACTTCGGGGTGAATTCTGAAGAggacgatgaggatgatggaggggaagaggaggatcaGGGAGATATTGAAGCCTACTATGACGGTGTGGCCAGTGACGTGGAGCAACAAGGCGCTGACTCCTTTGACCCCGAAGAGTACCAGTTCACCTGTCTGACCTACAAAGAGAGTCAGAGGCTGTTGACAGAAGAGGTTAACACTGTGGCCACGGCATTGAAGGTGCTTAGTTAATATGTCTTTCATTGAATACTTCTTTCAGAATCATTAATTAAACCTGAAGTGTACACATTACAACTGATAAAACATCTTGGGtaatttactgtaaatgtgtgtacTTTTTTATTTAGTATTTTTCTTTACACATTAGATATTTGTATTTTCATCTAATTTTTTAGAGGCACACCCACAGTAGAATCATAAAGTTTTCTTGTGAAGTCCATCTGCAGTCTTCTTAGCAGCACCCAAGGGGAACACAGCAAATCTTAGCTAATTTCCTGCCTATGAAAGTTCCGATTTCTTGGGCCTTTAGAAGAAGTCATGGCTGACTTTGGCTGAATTGTACAAAGCTTTGAATGGTCTcactctttcttcctctcccaggTTTTACCAGCAGTAGCAAAATTGATCCTGGTGCATTTTCACTGGCAGGTTACACAAATACTCGACAGGTACTTTTAACCCGTTTTGCTGTAATCTTTCTTTACTTGTGCCGACACTCCGCcgagttaaaaacaaaaaatcactTAATCAGTTttctctgttcctctgtctccctctcctaCAGGTATAAGTCCAACTCATCTCTGCTGTTGTCAGATGCTCTGGTGCAGCCCAGTAGCACCTGCAGATCAGCCACTGTAAGTAATCCTCATCTGTATGAGTCTCACCAGTAGATATCTCTTTGAGCTGAAAAAAATGGTGCAAACTTCTTAATTGCTTACCAAATTATTCAGGCAACCAGCCAAGGTTCGGGCTATGCACCTGGATCAGCAGACATCGATGCCAAAACATAGCAGTCATTTTAGTGGCGCCTAAACTCATATTCACAAACTCTAAAAGATGCACTATATGATCCTGCATGACGTCACTACCATTAATGTTTGAAGTCAGTACCAAACAAAACAGCAAGCTCgtcgtacccccccccccccccatatttccATAATCGCCATGAAAGCACATCAAAATAGAAAGTTGATCTGTGCTACGCTAATGTTGCTAAAAGTAAATTTATAATTATATCTGCAGGCGCACTAACCCCCCTGACCATCTTGTTAGTAATTGGCTGGGTCTTGGTTTGTTAAATTTGGTGCatagcctgcccccccccatttacaaCTCTGTATTGTCTTAGGAGACCAGATTTCTTTCAGTGTCAGGGACCAGGCAACAGAATAAGAGATGGCAATGATTTGACATAAAAATGAATTTGCACTGAAACTGTTGCAAGATTGCACCTTTAGCTATAATATAAATCTATCTAGGCAATAGTGATACATGGTTGCTTGACAATCAAGAGTCCCTCTGGAATCATCTAACCATCTATTTCCTGGCCCACTGTTTAATGAGAATTTccttaaaatacatttttaaacatttcactttatttttttttcacaaatggACAGATAATGgccagctgtcacataacctccttggtgGAGGGAACAATTAAAATCTTGTATAAGCAATGTGATTAGGTTGTGTATTTCTGCCAGTGGCAACGGCTCACAGTCACGAGTTCCCTGGATGTGTAGAAAAAGCCTTTCAGCTGAGTAAACTTTGCACTGCAACATTTTATTTGTCTTGAAATTCTCAGAATCTCAAATGAACCAAGCACATTTGGAGTGATTAGCTCTACTGTGCGCTGTATTTGATGGCGTGTTTGACCTTCAGGCACCTCAGTCCCTGCACTGTGGCGTGTGTCTACAAGTCGTCAGGAGAGACTCGTTGCTGGCACTGCCCTGTCAGCACTCCTTttgcaaagcatgctgggaacaACACTGCACTGTACTGGTCAAAGATGGCATGGGAGTTGGTGAGTTGGATTGAATGCGTTCATTAAAGCACCTTTTTTTGGAGATTCTGCTAGAAAACTTAAAATGCCAAAGCACCAGAAACCTCAGAGCACATTTCAGTTTAACGCTGACTTCTATATTGGTCAGTTATGCTAGTTTAGTGATGTAATATCCTCTGTTCTACGGGTGTAAAATACCCACCTGGTGTAAAATATACAGGAAGGCGAACTTCAACTTTTAAGTGCACGTTTGTATGCGAGAGTGCTTGTGAGGGCTAAGTGCTGTGTCAGCAGAtgggtgtgtgggagtgtgcaCCAAAGTTTTTGTACACAATACTTTATTTGTGTTCTCTAGTGCACGTACTTGAACAGTCTCTCCTGCTGTGGTGTGTGGGTTCACCGTTGCAGTTTTTTCTAGTTTTTTTGTTTGATAAAGTCATCTCGCTAAACAAGACTAACTCTAACTGAGAGCAAAGCTTCTCTATCAGCTGCACAAAGGACACGTTTATGGTGACTCCATTTCACTTCCTGGGTGGTTTCTAATTTGAAACCAAATAAATTAAACACCAAAGAAACATTTTACTCTGTCAAATTTGATGTTAAGTAGGAGAGTACACACGTCCTCACAATATGCTGtcctatttgtgtgtgtgtgtgtgtgtgtgtgtacaggtatTTCATGTATGGCTCAGGACTGTTCCCTGCATATGCATGAAGACTTTGTTCTGCCATTGCTGCCAGCTGAGGAGCTTAAGGACAAATACAGACGCTACCTCTTCAGAGACTAcatagaggtgtgtgtgttagtgtgcgcgtgtgtgtgtgggaaggggggggttacGTGCATGTGCTCAGATGCTGTACAGTATCTGACATGTCCTGTCTCGCCTTGTACTTAAGGATTTGTGTAGGAGCTCAAGTGAATCCTCGGATCTCCTTCACACCGATTTAGCTCTTAATCCTCACATGATGCGTCTTCACTCTGTTCACTTTGGGCTTCCTTCTGAGTCTAAATACAAAGGATTATACAACCTAAGGCTTTATGATCTATGGGTGTAGTATAACCAGTTTTAATAGCTTTATGCTTTACTCAGATTTCATTTCATAATTGTATAGAATGTTGCCTGGTGTTAAATTTGATTAAATAGTTGGTGGATATATAGATTTAGTGAACCTTGATTCCTGAAATGTACTTCTTTGTTTCCACTTTTAAGTAGCCATGCATCAAAAATCAAATATAAAATGGAAGGAGGTGTCAGAGTTTTCTGCTCGTGCTCTTATGCCTTTAAAGTATCCACAGGTTATAACATTCACTCTTGACTTGAAACTACTCACTGTACAGCACATTTCAGTGTGGATCAGTCCTCTTACTCAGCATCCAGGTTTCTAGATTTGGAATCGATGTGATCACAAGTGTCCCAATCTGCCGTCACCCAGCAGAGGACCAGCGGCTTAAATCTTTGACACGATCTCACTTTCCTACTTAACTGTCCCTCAtttgatgttcatgtgtgtggcTGTTGATTCATCCACAATTCAGATGtgccacatcatcatcatcatttctggACCTCTAGATCTTTTTCTGGATCTCAAAATCCCTCTCTGAATTTTTTTTCCAGATCTCTTTCTGGCTCTCTAGagctctgtttttctctcctaCTTGTTTATCTGTCTCACGTTCTGTCTGTATCCCACTTTAGATCTCTTTCTATCAATCTCACTCTGGATCTCTTTCTAGATCTTTTTCTGGATCTCCTTGATCTGTAGGTCTCTCTAGATTCTGTCTTTAGCGACCCATCCGCCCACCTACCTACTCACACAGGCTAAATGAGAAGGAACAGATTTGCTCTGTGTTTATTCAGCTGATTCTAATGTCCTAATCTTTATGATGAAAGGTGCCAAGATGTTTTTGTCCACGTCATAAGTGTGGTCTActctgtgttctgttttgagAGTTTTTCTGGGTATTTCTCATTAAATGTGATTATCTGAGTTATGcatttatttctcttctttgaATAATTTGCTGCTGGGTTTTGCAGAGTCACTTCCAGTTGCAGTTGTGTCCGGGTGCAGACTGTCCCATCGTCATCAAGGTGCAGGAGCCCCGAGCACGCAGGGTGCAGTGTAGCCGCTGCAGTGAAGTCTTCtggtaggacacacacactcactcttgCATCAATAATATGCTATGTAATGTAACCCTACATTggtttaaattgtgttttggtATTCAGACCTTAAAATTCTGTCTCTcagatatttttttcttctttatgtgGAAATTTCCATGTACACATTACATGATAAGTGGCCAGATTCAAAGTGTCAGATTGAGTCATTTACTGATTACAtttcaaaagtttaaaaaaagataaacctTTAGctgggaaaaggaaaaatgctACTAATACAAATACTTAACAAACTGAAACGTAAAGCCTAATGCAAAGAAGAAGTAATTGAATATTCTAACCAGGGTTTTGTTTTCATGAACCAAAACATGGGAACATGTTTGGTGGTCAGCACTAAACACAGAAATTGTTAAAACTGCAAAGCTGCAATGTGACAGCAAAAATTTGAGGAACACTGAGATTTGCCAAAGTCCATCTGTTGATAGTCACTTTGACCCCTCTGAGGCAAATGAGATTAAACGGGTCACAGATTTTCcgtttcttcctctttgtttcaGCTTTAAATGCCGTCAGATGTACCACGCGCCCACAGACTGCGCAACGATCCGCAAATGGCTGACCAAATGTGCAGATGATTCAGAGACGGCCAACTACATCAGCGCACACACTAAAGATGTACGAGAGACACACGAGCAATCTACTACCTCAATGTTCACACTGCAACTTCTGTCCAGAGCTGGGTGTTAATGTGGAGTCAAAGCCAGGATCCAGAATTGGACCCATCCATACAATAGGATCCTGCTCAAACTTAGTTTGGATTGAAGTATCCATCTCTGCCATGGTCGTTGTGTAGTCTCATTTCTGAGCCAGACAACAACGTCTCTGCAGATCTGTGATGGCTGTGCAGGAATTTAAAGCCTGAAATATGACACGACTGTAGATTGAGGTCGTGCAGCCAACGTGTGACCTGTGTCACAAGCTCCCTTCAGAACTCAGATGTGGACACACCATTGCCAAAAGTGTGAATGTAGCTTTATGTTGAACCTCATCTAAAATGTTCTCAGACAATTTAAAACTTGTATCTATTGCTTAACGTCCACTAACTCGTAGGTTTTTGTTATTCCGATTGTCCTCAGTGTCCTAAGTGCAATATATGCATTGAAAAGAACGGAGGGTGCAATCACATGGTGAGTTTTCAGTTTCATGTGGGtataacttgttttttttttccaatttttgattcatttatttgacCACCTCTTTTCTCTGGGTTTCTTTCAGCAATGTTCCAAGTGCAAACATGGTAAGCATTATTTTTTCCACACCTCCTGGCACCACGGATCAACAATAACTTCACTGCTCTGTGGGGCATTTTACATTGTACCT is part of the Takifugu flavidus isolate HTHZ2018 chromosome 8, ASM371156v2, whole genome shotgun sequence genome and encodes:
- the arih2 gene encoding E3 ubiquitin-protein ligase ARIH2, whose translation is MSVDMNSQASDSNEEDFGVNSEEDDEDDGGEEEDQGDIEAYYDGVASDVEQQGADSFDPEEYQFTCLTYKESQRLLTEEVNTVATALKVLPAVAKLILVHFHWQVTQILDRYKSNSSLLLSDALVQPSSTCRSATAPQSLHCGVCLQVVRRDSLLALPCQHSFCKACWEQHCTVLVKDGMGVGISCMAQDCSLHMHEDFVLPLLPAEELKDKYRRYLFRDYIESHFQLQLCPGADCPIVIKVQEPRARRVQCSRCSEVFCFKCRQMYHAPTDCATIRKWLTKCADDSETANYISAHTKDCPKCNICIEKNGGCNHMQCSKCKHDFCWMCLGDWKTHGSEYYECSRYKENPDIVNQSQQAQAREALKKYLFYFERWENHNKSLQLEAQTYHRIQEKIQERVMNNLGTWIDWQYLHNAAKLLAKCRYTLQYTYPYAYYMESGPRKKLFEYQQAQLEAEIENLSWKVERADSYERGVVGGEGELSASDRGDLENQMHIAEQKRRTLLKDFHDT